From Vicugna pacos chromosome 6, VicPac4, whole genome shotgun sequence, a single genomic window includes:
- the CHAC1 gene encoding glutathione-specific gamma-glutamylcyclotransferase 1 gives MKQESAAHNTPPSSPPPLQPPQDDSDPQALWIFGYGSLVWRPDFAYSDSRVGFVRGYSRRFWQGDTFHRGSDKMPGRVVTLLEDHEGCTWGVAYQVQGEQVSEALKYLNVREAVLGGYDTKEVTFYPQEDPDQPLKALAYVATPQNPGYLGPAPEEAIATQILACRGFSGHNLEYLLRLADFMQLCGPQAQDEHLAAIVDAVGTMLPCFCPTEQALALV, from the exons ATGAAGCAGGAGTCCGCAGCCCATAATACCCCGCCCTCCTCACCACCCCCCTTGCAGCCTCCTCAGGACGACAGCGACCCCCAAGCCCTGTGGATTTTCGGGTACGGCTCCCTGGTGTGGAGGCCCGACTTCGCCTACAGCGATAGCCGTGTGGGCTTCGTGCGAGGCTACAGCCGCCGCTTCTGGCAGGGAGACACCTTTCATCGGGGCAGCGACAAGATG CCTGGTCGTGTGGTGACCCTCCTTGAAGATCATGAG GGCTGCACTTGGGGTGTGGCGTACCAGGTGCAAGGTGAGCAGGTGAGCGAAGCCCTCAAGTACCTGAATGTGCGGGAGGCAGTGCTCGGTGGCTATGATACCAAGGAGGTCACCTTCTACCCCCAAGAGGACCCTGACCAACCACTCAAGGCATTGGCCTATGTGGCCACCCCACAGAACCCTGGTTACCTGGGCCCTGCACCCGAGGAGGCCATTGCTACACAGATCCTAGCCTGCCGAGGCTTCTCCGGCCACAACCTGGAGTACTTGCTACGCCTGGCAGACTTCATGCAGCTCTGTGGGCCCCAGGCACAGGACGAGCACCTGGCAGCCATTGTGGATGCTGTAGGCACCATGttgccctgcttctgccccaccgAGCAGGCTTTGGCACTGGTCTGA